One part of the Schistocerca piceifrons isolate TAMUIC-IGC-003096 chromosome 7, iqSchPice1.1, whole genome shotgun sequence genome encodes these proteins:
- the LOC124804608 gene encoding RNA-binding protein 41-like isoform X1 — protein MAKVQSTRAKLYETKSTVADEPTEHVESAGDRLIKELVTKQLDKNITLEEQLQDKKHFEKASEYCPFTNLTSGKSSLKQFEETAKKAAHIEDLKSFGLSNEEVEMALDYELGEDHFSQKYKKVEKSILSSQLLLIHSKINNGLNEREQEVEKRLSVGRHEQELSLSVKPESLHTRLLQFALSCKATISDPRPGNHPIHHLKELEEELFGSLRKRRKKEKITYPQKSSAPSAVENSHCHYNYDHHSTLWDVKESPMGKEDCKNAKKNTKQINETRVYTCKPETLYTIKDGKIVQLNALPKHKTDMKEKDTCGGQAFVLSDVNSSEVQVVSLSEIQNNRLNLEQIKQLPRFQNYDRGLPSPVSIVLFLKNLPGCVKESDLVSIFNLFESSEDKRIIYRLMTGRMKGQAFITFPTTDMATKALETVNGYVLKGKPIIIQYGKSCPTV, from the exons ATGGCTAAGGTACAGAGTACGAGAGCAAAGCTCTATGAAACTAAATCCACAGTAGCAGATGAACCCACCGAGCATGTGGAATCTGCAGGTGACCGACTTATCAAAGAGCTGGTCACTAAGCAGTTGGACAAAAACATTACATTAGAAGA GCAACTGCAAGacaaaaaacattttgaaaaagcCTCTGAATATTGTCCATTTACAAATTTAACATCTGGGAAAAGCTCGCTGAAGCAGTTTGAAGAAACAGCCAAGAAAGCCGCTCATATAGAGGATTTGAAGTCATTTGGGCTCTCCAATGAAGAAGTGGAAATGGCACTAGATTATGAACTTGGGGAGGATCATTtctcacaaaaatacaaaaaagttgAAAAATCTATCCTTTCATCACAACTGTTACTTATACATTCAAAAATAAACAATGGACTGAATGAACGAGAGCAGGAAGTGGAGAAAAG GTTGTCAGTTGGAAGGCATGAACAAGAATTGAGTTTATCTGTAAAGCCAGAAAGTTTACACACAAGGTTGTTGCAGTTTGCACTATCCTGCAAGGCTACAATTTCTGACCCACGGCCTGGTAATCATCCCATTCATCATCTGAAAGAACTTGAGGAAGAGTTGTTTGGTTCTTTAAGAAAAAGACGTAAGAAAGAGAAAATTACCTATCCACAAAAATCAAGTGCCCCTTCTGCTGTTGAAAATTCACACTGCCATTACAACTACGATCACCATTCAACACTTTGGGATGTCAAAGAAAGCCCAATGGGAAAAGAAGATTGTAAGAATGCCAAGAAAAATACAAAACAGATAAATGAAACACGTGTGTATACTTGTAAACCTGAAACATTATACACCATAAAAGATGGTAAAATAGTGCAGTTAAATGCATTGCCCAAACATAAAACTGACATGAAAGAGAAAGATACATGTGGAGGTCAAGCTTTTGTGTTGTCAGATGTAAATAGCAGTGAAGTACAAGTAGTTTCATTAAGTGAGATTCAGAATAACAGACTAAACTTGGAACAGATTAAACAGCTACCTCGATTCCAAAATTATGACAGAGGCTTACCATCACCTGTAAGTATT gtgctgtttctcaagaatttaccTGGCTGTGTGAAAGAGTCAGATCTGGTATCAATATTTAACTTATTTGAATCATCTGAAGACAAGAGAATTATCTACAGACTGATGACTGGCAGAATGAAAGGCCAAGCTTTCATTACCTTTCCAA CTACTGACATGGCAACAAAGGCATTAGAAACTGTTAATGGCTATGTCTTAAAGGGAAAGCCTATTATTATACAATATGGAAAGTCATGCCCCACTGTATGA
- the LOC124804608 gene encoding RNA-binding protein 41-like isoform X2, with the protein MAKVQSTRAKLYETKSTVADEPTEHVESAGDRLIKELVTKQLDKNITLEEQLQDKKHFEKASEYCPFTNLTSGKSSLKQFEETAKKAAHIEDLKSFGLSNEEVEMALDYELGEDHFSQKYKKVEKSILSSQLLLIHSKINNGLNEREQEVEKRLSVGRHEQELSLSVKPESLHTRLLQFALSCKATISDPRPGNHPIHHLKELEEELFGSLRKRRKKEKITYPQKSSAPSAVENSHCHYNYDHHSTLWDVKESPMGKEDCKNAKKNTKQINETRVYTCKPETLYTIKDGKIVQLNALPKHKTDMKEKDTCGGQAFVLSDVNSSEVQVVSLSEIQNNRLNLEQIKQLPRFQNYDRGLPSPVLFLKNLPGCVKESDLVSIFNLFESSEDKRIIYRLMTGRMKGQAFITFPTTDMATKALETVNGYVLKGKPIIIQYGKSCPTV; encoded by the exons ATGGCTAAGGTACAGAGTACGAGAGCAAAGCTCTATGAAACTAAATCCACAGTAGCAGATGAACCCACCGAGCATGTGGAATCTGCAGGTGACCGACTTATCAAAGAGCTGGTCACTAAGCAGTTGGACAAAAACATTACATTAGAAGA GCAACTGCAAGacaaaaaacattttgaaaaagcCTCTGAATATTGTCCATTTACAAATTTAACATCTGGGAAAAGCTCGCTGAAGCAGTTTGAAGAAACAGCCAAGAAAGCCGCTCATATAGAGGATTTGAAGTCATTTGGGCTCTCCAATGAAGAAGTGGAAATGGCACTAGATTATGAACTTGGGGAGGATCATTtctcacaaaaatacaaaaaagttgAAAAATCTATCCTTTCATCACAACTGTTACTTATACATTCAAAAATAAACAATGGACTGAATGAACGAGAGCAGGAAGTGGAGAAAAG GTTGTCAGTTGGAAGGCATGAACAAGAATTGAGTTTATCTGTAAAGCCAGAAAGTTTACACACAAGGTTGTTGCAGTTTGCACTATCCTGCAAGGCTACAATTTCTGACCCACGGCCTGGTAATCATCCCATTCATCATCTGAAAGAACTTGAGGAAGAGTTGTTTGGTTCTTTAAGAAAAAGACGTAAGAAAGAGAAAATTACCTATCCACAAAAATCAAGTGCCCCTTCTGCTGTTGAAAATTCACACTGCCATTACAACTACGATCACCATTCAACACTTTGGGATGTCAAAGAAAGCCCAATGGGAAAAGAAGATTGTAAGAATGCCAAGAAAAATACAAAACAGATAAATGAAACACGTGTGTATACTTGTAAACCTGAAACATTATACACCATAAAAGATGGTAAAATAGTGCAGTTAAATGCATTGCCCAAACATAAAACTGACATGAAAGAGAAAGATACATGTGGAGGTCAAGCTTTTGTGTTGTCAGATGTAAATAGCAGTGAAGTACAAGTAGTTTCATTAAGTGAGATTCAGAATAACAGACTAAACTTGGAACAGATTAAACAGCTACCTCGATTCCAAAATTATGACAGAGGCTTACCATCACCT gtgctgtttctcaagaatttaccTGGCTGTGTGAAAGAGTCAGATCTGGTATCAATATTTAACTTATTTGAATCATCTGAAGACAAGAGAATTATCTACAGACTGATGACTGGCAGAATGAAAGGCCAAGCTTTCATTACCTTTCCAA CTACTGACATGGCAACAAAGGCATTAGAAACTGTTAATGGCTATGTCTTAAAGGGAAAGCCTATTATTATACAATATGGAAAGTCATGCCCCACTGTATGA